One part of the Anaeromyxobacter sp. Fw109-5 genome encodes these proteins:
- the pilQ gene encoding type IV pilus secretin family protein yields MKIPILRLAVVLWGALVVPARAAEANAIRALDVAERDGAVEVAIQGSRPPSYTVFKLQDPPRLVIDLAGADVSKLATPLAVKKGGIAEITTAQYQDERSSVGRVIVALDAARPYEIAPRGDAVVVRVLPEGAKPAAAVTSTDTPSPLVVRQAHHERAAPESARPEPVEGRASSVRTPSADAHVVSRRVDDGGAGTARTLRAVRSGKEGLVLATDGEPGRLEILELRNPPRLAIDLHGVTRAPRSAVKVSGAFTRARFGKDAGKIRVVLDAAGELPAYEVKRVAGGVAIVSPEARVAAIPTATSTATPTATATAKKASPSRARIADVRFGQQGKAARIEIAGKARYTLSRPDAHTVVLSLEGAEIPKKLERSLDTSAFQGPVLMVSSFNQPATGQVKVVATLRGAAKDEVVETKDGLAWTFASTGKDAPAAAPAPAPEARAAEAQAAGFAAEAPAYALSGAPQARGYSGRRITLDFHDIDIRNLLRLIADVSKKNIVVADDVTGKVTVALRNVPWDQALDLVLKSKGLGKEEMGNVIRIARFEAIAKEQQARAEAEKARIPLMPLKVRIIPVNFARAGDVSGRVKDVLSERGSVSTDERTNVLIVKDVQEALVRAEGLVRNLDTEIPQVLIESRIVEASSNFNKALGVQWGGNASFTQATGNPTGVAFPNNVAAAGGAGPGNSFGTAANPNYAVSLPAPVGDGQGGALGLVFGSAGGAFNLNLRLSALENNGVVKTISAPKIATIDNREATIGQGISIPFSQVSASGVNTTFIEAKLELKVTPHVSADGSILLKIKATNNQPNPQLTGANGQPSISKREAETEVLVKDGETTVIGGIYTRQTANRTSEVPFLGKLPLLGYFFRNMSEQDDHTELLIFITPRILNRAATAVAAGN; encoded by the coding sequence ATGAAAATCCCCATCCTGCGCCTCGCAGTCGTCCTCTGGGGCGCCCTCGTGGTCCCGGCGCGCGCCGCCGAGGCGAACGCGATCCGCGCCCTCGACGTCGCGGAGCGCGACGGCGCGGTCGAGGTCGCCATCCAGGGATCCCGCCCGCCGTCGTACACCGTCTTCAAGCTCCAGGACCCGCCGCGGCTCGTCATCGACCTCGCCGGCGCCGACGTGTCGAAGCTCGCGACCCCCCTCGCCGTGAAGAAGGGGGGCATCGCGGAGATCACGACGGCCCAGTACCAGGACGAGCGGAGCAGCGTGGGCCGGGTGATCGTCGCCCTCGACGCCGCGCGGCCGTACGAGATCGCTCCCCGCGGCGACGCCGTGGTGGTGAGGGTTCTCCCCGAGGGGGCGAAGCCGGCCGCGGCCGTGACCTCGACGGATACCCCGAGTCCGCTCGTGGTTCGACAGGCTCACCACGAGCGGGCGGCGCCGGAATCCGCTCGCCCTGAGCCCGTCGAAGGGCGAGCGAGCTCGGTTCGCACGCCCTCGGCCGACGCTCACGTCGTCTCGCGCCGCGTGGACGACGGCGGCGCCGGCACCGCGCGGACGCTGCGCGCGGTCCGCTCCGGCAAGGAAGGGCTCGTGCTCGCCACCGACGGCGAGCCCGGGCGGCTCGAGATCCTCGAGCTGCGCAACCCGCCGCGGCTCGCGATCGACCTGCACGGCGTCACCCGCGCGCCGCGCAGCGCCGTGAAGGTCTCCGGCGCCTTCACGCGGGCCCGCTTCGGGAAGGACGCCGGGAAGATCCGCGTCGTCCTCGACGCGGCCGGCGAGCTCCCGGCCTACGAGGTGAAGCGCGTTGCGGGAGGCGTCGCGATCGTCTCGCCTGAAGCGCGCGTTGCCGCGATCCCGACCGCGACCTCGACCGCGACCCCGACCGCGACCGCGACCGCGAAGAAGGCCTCCCCCTCCCGCGCCCGCATCGCCGACGTGCGCTTCGGCCAGCAGGGCAAGGCCGCGCGCATCGAGATCGCGGGGAAGGCGCGGTACACCCTGTCCCGGCCCGATGCGCACACCGTCGTCCTCTCGCTGGAGGGCGCGGAGATCCCGAAGAAGCTCGAGCGCTCGCTCGACACGAGCGCGTTCCAGGGGCCGGTGCTCATGGTCTCCTCCTTCAACCAGCCGGCCACCGGCCAGGTGAAGGTGGTCGCGACGCTCCGCGGCGCGGCGAAGGACGAGGTCGTGGAGACGAAGGACGGCCTCGCCTGGACGTTCGCGTCCACCGGGAAGGACGCTCCCGCGGCAGCGCCCGCGCCGGCCCCCGAGGCGCGCGCCGCCGAGGCGCAGGCCGCCGGCTTCGCGGCCGAGGCCCCGGCCTACGCGCTCTCCGGCGCGCCCCAGGCGCGCGGCTACAGCGGCCGCCGCATCACGCTCGACTTCCACGACATCGACATCCGCAACCTGCTGCGCCTCATCGCGGACGTCTCCAAGAAGAACATCGTCGTCGCCGACGACGTGACCGGGAAGGTGACCGTCGCCCTGCGGAACGTCCCCTGGGATCAGGCCCTCGACCTCGTCCTCAAGTCGAAGGGGCTCGGCAAGGAGGAGATGGGGAACGTCATCCGCATCGCCAGGTTCGAGGCCATCGCCAAGGAGCAGCAGGCGCGCGCCGAGGCGGAGAAGGCCCGCATCCCGCTCATGCCGCTCAAGGTCCGGATCATCCCGGTGAACTTCGCGCGCGCCGGCGACGTCTCCGGGCGGGTGAAGGACGTGCTCAGCGAGCGGGGCTCCGTCTCCACCGACGAGCGCACGAACGTCCTCATCGTGAAGGACGTCCAGGAGGCGCTGGTCCGCGCCGAGGGGCTCGTGCGGAACCTCGACACCGAGATCCCGCAGGTGCTCATCGAGAGCCGCATCGTCGAGGCGTCGTCGAACTTCAACAAGGCGCTCGGCGTGCAGTGGGGCGGCAACGCCTCCTTCACCCAGGCCACCGGCAACCCGACCGGCGTCGCGTTCCCGAACAACGTGGCCGCGGCAGGCGGCGCGGGCCCCGGCAACAGCTTCGGCACGGCCGCGAACCCCAACTACGCCGTGTCGCTCCCCGCGCCGGTCGGCGACGGCCAGGGCGGCGCGCTCGGCCTCGTCTTCGGCTCGGCCGGCGGCGCCTTCAACCTGAACCTCCGCCTCTCCGCCCTGGAGAACAACGGCGTCGTGAAGACCATCTCCGCGCCGAAGATCGCCACCATCGACAACCGCGAGGCCACCATCGGGCAGGGCATCTCGATCCCCTTCTCGCAGGTGTCCGCCTCGGGCGTGAACACGACGTTCATCGAGGCGAAGCTGGAGCTCAAGGTGACGCCGCACGTCTCCGCGGACGGCTCGATCCTCCTCAAGATCAAGGCCACGAACAACCAGCCGAATCCGCAGCTCACCGGGGCGAACGGCCAGCCCTCGATCTCGAAGCGGGAGGCGGAGACGGAGGTGCTCGTGAAGGACGGCGAGACCACCGTCATCGGCGGCATCTACACCCGCCAGACCGCGAACCGGACGAGCGAGGTGCCGTTCCTCGGCAAGCTCCCGCTGCTCGGCTACTT
- the pilM gene encoding type IV pilus assembly protein PilM produces MAKKKLAVGLDIGSSGVKLVQLKEKKGGYALQAFGTAPLPPEAIVDGALMNSGAIVSAIQDLVAEHKVKAKDVAIGIGGHSVIIKKISMPRMTQEELDESIQWEAEQYIPFDVKDVNIDTQILSPEANAAGQMDVLLVAAKKDMINDYTSVCAEAGLTATVVDVDAFAVQNAFEANYDPDGQTVVLINVGAAVSNINILSGGATSFTRDITMGGNAFTEEIQKQLNISYEEAEALKIGGQGETDAVVPQEVERVIQAVAEQMGGEIQRSLDFFASTSGDARIGRVYVSGGTARIPALQKVLEARAGVRVELLNPFKNVDVDNRRFDPAVLLAAAPSAAVGVGLALRSAGDK; encoded by the coding sequence ATGGCGAAGAAGAAGCTCGCCGTCGGCCTCGACATCGGCTCGTCCGGCGTCAAGCTCGTCCAGCTGAAGGAGAAGAAGGGCGGGTACGCGCTGCAGGCGTTCGGGACGGCGCCCCTGCCGCCGGAGGCGATCGTCGACGGTGCGCTCATGAACTCCGGCGCGATCGTGTCGGCGATCCAGGACCTCGTGGCCGAGCACAAGGTGAAGGCGAAGGACGTCGCCATCGGCATCGGCGGTCACTCCGTCATCATCAAGAAGATCTCCATGCCGCGGATGACGCAGGAGGAGCTCGACGAGTCGATCCAGTGGGAGGCGGAGCAGTACATCCCCTTCGACGTCAAGGACGTGAACATCGACACGCAGATCCTCTCGCCCGAGGCGAACGCCGCCGGGCAGATGGACGTCCTGCTCGTCGCCGCCAAGAAGGACATGATCAACGACTACACGTCGGTCTGCGCGGAGGCGGGGCTCACCGCCACCGTGGTCGACGTGGACGCGTTCGCCGTCCAGAACGCCTTCGAGGCCAACTACGACCCCGACGGCCAGACGGTGGTGCTCATCAACGTCGGGGCGGCGGTCTCCAACATCAACATCCTCTCCGGCGGCGCGACGAGCTTCACCCGCGACATCACCATGGGCGGCAACGCCTTCACCGAGGAGATCCAGAAGCAGCTCAACATCTCCTACGAGGAGGCGGAGGCCCTCAAGATCGGCGGCCAGGGCGAGACCGACGCCGTCGTCCCGCAGGAGGTCGAGCGGGTCATCCAGGCCGTCGCCGAGCAAATGGGCGGCGAGATCCAGCGCTCGCTCGACTTCTTCGCGTCCACCTCCGGCGACGCGCGCATCGGGCGCGTCTACGTCTCCGGCGGCACCGCCCGCATCCCCGCCCTCCAGAAGGTGCTCGAGGCGCGGGCGGGCGTGCGGGTCGAGCTCTTGAACCCCTTCAAGAACGTGGACGTGGACAACCGCAGGTTCGATCCCGCCGTCCTCCTCGCCGCGGCGCCGTCCGCGGCGGTCGGCGTCGGGCTCGCGCTGCGCAGCGCGGGGGACAAGTAG
- a CDS encoding pilus assembly protein PilP has protein sequence MLLAACGESPAPAAQRAARPGGLAPAAAPQQAPAAQATKAPEKPPEPSYSSVGKRDPFRSYLSELSKQGSELATRCATPLGKFELEQLQLVAVVTGLENPVAMVQAPNGVGYSLRRGACIGKNGGTVAAVRSGEVVVAEWVVRADGTRDRTQTVIRLPREAALNLEE, from the coding sequence GTGCTCCTGGCTGCGTGCGGGGAATCTCCCGCGCCCGCCGCACAGCGCGCGGCGCGGCCCGGCGGGCTCGCCCCCGCGGCCGCGCCGCAGCAGGCGCCCGCCGCTCAGGCAACCAAGGCACCCGAGAAGCCTCCCGAGCCGTCGTACTCCTCGGTAGGGAAGCGCGATCCGTTCCGGAGCTATCTCTCCGAGCTGTCGAAGCAGGGCAGCGAGCTCGCCACCCGCTGCGCCACCCCGCTCGGCAAGTTCGAGCTCGAGCAGCTCCAGCTCGTCGCGGTCGTGACCGGGCTCGAGAACCCCGTCGCGATGGTGCAGGCGCCGAACGGCGTCGGCTACTCCCTGCGCCGCGGGGCCTGCATCGGGAAGAACGGCGGGACCGTGGCCGCGGTCCGCTCCGGCGAGGTGGTCGTCGCCGAGTGGGTGGTCCGCGCCGACGGCACCCGCGACAGGACCCAGACCGTCATCCGCCTCCCGCGCGAGGCCGCGTTGAACCTCGAGGAGTAG
- a CDS encoding type 4a pilus biogenesis protein PilO has protein sequence MDQLIERVAKAPVGAKIAAVAVAVLLLSVLNYFVISMRLGPSISEVNERIVRAERDLAKLDKEFTEKTAIANNLNQFRREKELLEQQLREALAELPEEKKVDELLQLFQDRAKKAGLEIGTIEPRSPVNEKFYARLPIPMSVTGNFHEIATFFDSLGRMRRIVNVNDIVLDSPKDVSGKMVLNAKFLATAFMFVEPAAPVAAKPSGAKR, from the coding sequence ATGGACCAGCTCATCGAGCGCGTCGCGAAGGCGCCGGTCGGGGCGAAGATCGCCGCGGTGGCGGTCGCGGTGCTCCTGCTGTCCGTGCTGAACTACTTCGTGATCTCCATGCGCCTCGGGCCGTCGATCTCCGAGGTGAACGAGCGCATCGTCCGGGCAGAGCGAGACCTGGCGAAGCTCGACAAGGAGTTCACGGAGAAGACGGCCATCGCGAACAACCTGAACCAGTTCCGGCGCGAGAAGGAGCTCCTAGAGCAGCAGCTCCGCGAGGCGCTCGCCGAGCTTCCGGAGGAGAAGAAGGTGGACGAGCTCCTCCAGCTCTTCCAGGACCGGGCGAAGAAGGCGGGCCTCGAGATCGGGACCATCGAGCCGAGGTCGCCCGTGAACGAGAAGTTCTACGCTCGCCTGCCCATCCCGATGTCGGTGACCGGGAACTTCCACGAGATCGCGACCTTCTTCGACTCGCTGGGTCGCATGCGCCGCATCGTGAACGTCAATGACATCGTCCTGGACTCGCCCAAGGACGTGAGCGGGAAGATGGTCCTGAACGCGAAGTTCCTCGCCACCGCCTTCATGTTCGTCGAGCCCGCGGCACCCGTGGCGGCGAAGCCTTCAGGAGCGAAGCGATGA
- a CDS encoding sigma-54 dependent transcriptional regulator produces MTFRSVLVVDDETSMRHLLSVILTDHGREVRAVASASDALRELAAREYDLVLTDVRMPGMDGLALLREIQRLQPELTVIVMSAYGAHDAALEAMKAGAYDFLSKPFKPDEVVLVLRKAEERERLARENRRLRTELAAEYRPEAIVGASDGMQAVLRQIAKIAPQKTTVLLEGESGTGKELVARALHERSPRAAMPFVAVNCGAIPGELLESELFGHVKGAFTDASRNKKGLAAEADGGTLFLDEIGELPLHLQVKLLRFLQEEEVRPVGDTRARKVDVRVVAATARELGRAVAEGRFREDLYWRLNVIGVRLPPLRERAEDISPLAGHFLARFSRLRPELPPMSFSPEAEEALRTHRWPGNVRELEHVVERAVVLADGPVIGEEDLPDAVRGAPPRAPAPALPDDSLSVKKATRAVEEQLIRAALERTGGNRTRAAELLELSYRALLYKIRDYGLG; encoded by the coding sequence GTGACGTTTCGCAGCGTGCTCGTCGTCGACGACGAGACCTCCATGCGCCACCTCCTCTCCGTGATCCTGACGGATCACGGCCGGGAGGTCCGCGCCGTGGCGAGCGCCTCCGACGCGCTCCGCGAGCTCGCCGCGCGCGAGTACGACCTCGTCCTCACCGACGTCCGGATGCCGGGGATGGACGGGCTCGCGCTGCTCCGCGAGATCCAGCGGCTGCAGCCGGAGCTGACGGTGATCGTCATGTCGGCGTACGGGGCGCACGACGCCGCGCTCGAGGCGATGAAGGCGGGCGCGTACGACTTCCTCTCGAAGCCGTTCAAGCCGGACGAGGTGGTGCTGGTCCTCCGCAAGGCGGAGGAGCGCGAGCGCCTCGCGCGCGAGAACCGCCGGCTCCGCACCGAGCTCGCGGCCGAGTACCGGCCCGAGGCGATCGTCGGCGCGTCCGACGGGATGCAGGCCGTGCTCCGCCAGATCGCGAAGATCGCGCCGCAGAAGACGACGGTGCTGCTGGAGGGGGAGTCCGGGACGGGGAAGGAGCTCGTCGCGCGGGCCCTCCACGAGCGCTCCCCGCGCGCGGCCATGCCGTTCGTGGCCGTGAACTGCGGCGCGATCCCGGGCGAGCTGCTCGAGTCCGAGCTGTTCGGCCACGTCAAGGGGGCGTTCACCGACGCCAGCCGAAACAAGAAGGGGCTCGCGGCCGAGGCGGACGGCGGGACGCTGTTCCTCGACGAGATCGGCGAGCTCCCGCTCCACCTCCAGGTGAAGCTCCTCCGCTTCCTCCAGGAGGAGGAGGTCCGGCCCGTGGGCGACACCCGGGCGCGCAAGGTGGACGTGCGCGTCGTGGCGGCGACCGCGCGCGAGCTCGGGCGCGCGGTCGCCGAGGGGCGGTTCCGCGAGGACCTCTACTGGCGCCTCAACGTGATCGGCGTGCGCCTCCCGCCGCTCCGCGAGCGCGCCGAGGACATCTCCCCGCTGGCCGGCCACTTCCTCGCGCGCTTCTCGCGCCTGCGCCCCGAGCTGCCCCCGATGTCGTTCTCGCCCGAGGCGGAGGAGGCGCTCCGCACGCACCGCTGGCCCGGGAACGTCCGCGAGCTCGAGCACGTGGTCGAGCGCGCGGTGGTCCTCGCCGATGGGCCGGTGATCGGGGAGGAGGACCTGCCCGACGCGGTCCGCGGCGCGCCGCCTCGCGCTCCGGCGCCGGCGCTGCCGGACGACTCGCTCTCCGTCAAGAAGGCCACCCGCGCCGTGGAGGAGCAGCTGATCCGCGCGGCGCTGGAGCGGACCGGCGGCAACCGCACCCGGGCGGCCGAGCTGCTCGAGCTCTCCTACCGGGCGCTGCTCTACAAGATCAGGGACTACGGGCTGGGGTAG
- a CDS encoding PilN domain-containing protein encodes MVRINLLPVRVSKKKEAGKQQLILFALVLVLGVVVNYLWAASRADALATKQAAVKRTKDEIAQLDRIIGEVKNIKEQQAQLREKLEVLAQLKTARTGPVKMLDELATLTPKRLWLRKLEEKGGAVTIDGTASTIDDVSELMTALGGSTQFRNVELKKTASKTDGGFRTVDFTLTATVAYAAKPASGPAAGKKG; translated from the coding sequence ATGGTCCGCATCAACCTCCTCCCGGTCCGCGTCTCCAAGAAGAAGGAGGCCGGCAAGCAGCAGCTGATCCTCTTCGCGCTCGTGCTGGTGCTCGGCGTCGTCGTGAACTACCTGTGGGCCGCCTCTCGCGCCGACGCGCTCGCCACGAAGCAGGCGGCGGTGAAGCGGACCAAGGACGAGATCGCCCAGCTCGATCGCATCATCGGCGAGGTGAAGAACATCAAGGAGCAACAGGCACAGCTCAGGGAGAAGCTCGAGGTGCTCGCGCAGCTGAAGACCGCGCGCACCGGACCGGTGAAGATGCTCGACGAGCTCGCCACGCTCACCCCGAAGCGGCTCTGGCTGCGGAAGCTGGAGGAGAAGGGCGGGGCGGTCACGATCGACGGGACCGCCTCGACGATCGACGACGTCTCGGAGCTCATGACGGCCCTCGGCGGATCCACGCAGTTCCGCAACGTCGAGCTGAAGAAGACCGCCTCGAAGACCGATGGTGGATTCCGGACCGTGGACTTCACGCTCACGGCGACCGTCGCGTATGCCGCCAAGCCCGCCTCCGGCCCCGCGGCCGGAAAGAAGGGGTAG
- a CDS encoding helix-turn-helix transcriptional regulator yields MPARPSRQRTDATRRASNNVQRLREEQLLTKAELARKAGVSPLTVARVESGLDCRMDTQRKIILALGLTPSDRFKVFARGRGGRA; encoded by the coding sequence ATGCCTGCTCGACCGTCCAGACAGCGGACCGACGCGACCCGGCGCGCCTCGAACAACGTGCAGCGGCTGCGGGAGGAGCAGCTCCTCACCAAGGCCGAGCTCGCGCGCAAGGCCGGGGTGTCGCCGCTCACCGTCGCGCGCGTCGAGAGCGGCCTCGACTGCCGCATGGACACGCAGCGCAAGATCATCCTCGCCCTCGGCCTCACGCCGTCCGATCGCTTCAAGGTGTTCGCGCGCGGCCGCGGGGGGCGCGCGTGA